A window of the Apostichopus japonicus isolate 1M-3 chromosome 8, ASM3797524v1, whole genome shotgun sequence genome harbors these coding sequences:
- the LOC139971908 gene encoding heterogeneous nuclear ribonucleoprotein A1-like 2 isoform X1, which produces MGDRNENEQPRKIFLGGLGPSTDEESLKAYFSNYGEIADCCVIRTSGPDTPKKSRGFGFVTFKEVQCVENVMADRVKGKLTIDDKEVEIKQAMSREDANDNPSVTEKCYKVFVSGVKHLKQETIQNYFSTFGDVKEVIVKNQDGDQRKRPYAFVICDDHEVVDRIVVRKRMTIDGIEVECSKAKPSQRDQRSDGPGGGGRRNNPNGFGGGGRFNGGGGGGNFGDRGGNYEGGDGYYGGGGGGFGGGGNYEGSGFGGGYGGGGGSGGGYGGGGYGGGGSGGYGGGGYGGGGSGGYGGGGGGYGGGGGGGYNSNGGGNFGSGYGSQNSSYGPVRQNSGRYGGGPAGGPYSNYGGGGYGSGGGGGRRF; this is translated from the exons ATGGGAGAT CGTAATGAAAATGAGCAGCCGAGGAAGATTTTCCTTGGTGGACTTGGGCCTTCCACAGATGAAGAATCTCTGAAAGCATATTTTTCAAACTATGGGGAAATTGCAGATTGCTGTGTTATTAGGACCTCAGGACCAGACACACCCAAAAAGTCAAGAGGGTTTGGCTTTGTGACATTCAAAGAAGTACAATGCGTTGAAAATGTGATGGCCGACAGGGTCAAGGGCAAGTTGACCATCGACGATAAGGAAGTAGAAATCAAGCAAGCAATGTCCAGAGAG GATGCCAATGATAACCCAAGTGTAACAGAGAAATGTTATAAAGTGTTTGTCAGTGGTGTGAAGCATCTCAAACAGGAAACGATACAGAACTATTTCTCTACATTTGGGGATGTGAAGGAAGTAATTGTGAAGAACCAGGATGGGGACCAGAGGAAAAGGCCATACGCATTCGTCATTTGTGATGACCATGAAGTTGTTGATAGGATCGTTG TTCGCAAAAGGATGACAATCGATGGGATAGAGGTTGAATGCAGCAAGGCTaagccgtcacagagagacCAAAGGAGTGATGGaccaggaggaggaggaaggagaaACA ATCCTAATGGTTTTGGAGGCGGTGGAAGATTcaatggaggaggaggaggtggtaaCTTTGGTGACCGCGGTGGCAACTATGAAGGTGGGGATGGTTATTATGGTGGTGGCG GAGGTGGTTTTGGAGGAGGTGGAAACTATGAAGGCAGTGGATTTGGTGGCGGAtacggaggaggaggaggcagtGGTGGCGGATATGGAGGTGGCGGATATGGAGGAGGTGGCAGTGGTGGTTACGGAGGTGGTGGATATGGAGGAGGAGGCAGTGGTGGATATGGAGGAGGAGGCGGTGGAtacggaggaggaggaggag GTGGATACAACAGCAATGGTGGTGGCAACTTTGGTTCGGGATATGGATCCCAAAACTCGAGTTATGGCCCTGTTAGACAGAACAGTGGGCGATATGGTGGAGGTCCTGCCGGTGGACCATACAGCA ATTACGGTGGTGGTGGGTACGGcagtggtggaggaggaggcaGGAGATTCTAA
- the LOC139971908 gene encoding heterogeneous nuclear ribonucleoprotein A1-like 2 isoform X2 — MGDRNENEQPRKIFLGGLGPSTDEESLKAYFSNYGEIADCCVIRTSGPDTPKKSRGFGFVTFKEVQCVENVMADRVKGKLTIDDKEVEIKQAMSREDANDNPSVTEKCYKVFVSGVKHLKQETIQNYFSTFGDVKEVIVKNQDGDQRKRPYAFVICDDHEVVDRIVVRKRMTIDGIEVECSKAKPSQRDQRSDGPGGGGRRNNPNGFGGGGRFNGGGGGGNFGDRGGNYEGGDGYYGGGGGGFGGGGNYEGSGFGGGYGGGGGSGGGYGGGGYGGGGYNSNGGGNFGSGYGSQNSSYGPVRQNSGRYGGGPAGGPYSNYGGGGYGSGGGGGRRF; from the exons ATGGGAGAT CGTAATGAAAATGAGCAGCCGAGGAAGATTTTCCTTGGTGGACTTGGGCCTTCCACAGATGAAGAATCTCTGAAAGCATATTTTTCAAACTATGGGGAAATTGCAGATTGCTGTGTTATTAGGACCTCAGGACCAGACACACCCAAAAAGTCAAGAGGGTTTGGCTTTGTGACATTCAAAGAAGTACAATGCGTTGAAAATGTGATGGCCGACAGGGTCAAGGGCAAGTTGACCATCGACGATAAGGAAGTAGAAATCAAGCAAGCAATGTCCAGAGAG GATGCCAATGATAACCCAAGTGTAACAGAGAAATGTTATAAAGTGTTTGTCAGTGGTGTGAAGCATCTCAAACAGGAAACGATACAGAACTATTTCTCTACATTTGGGGATGTGAAGGAAGTAATTGTGAAGAACCAGGATGGGGACCAGAGGAAAAGGCCATACGCATTCGTCATTTGTGATGACCATGAAGTTGTTGATAGGATCGTTG TTCGCAAAAGGATGACAATCGATGGGATAGAGGTTGAATGCAGCAAGGCTaagccgtcacagagagacCAAAGGAGTGATGGaccaggaggaggaggaaggagaaACA ATCCTAATGGTTTTGGAGGCGGTGGAAGATTcaatggaggaggaggaggtggtaaCTTTGGTGACCGCGGTGGCAACTATGAAGGTGGGGATGGTTATTATGGTGGTGGCG GAGGTGGTTTTGGAGGAGGTGGAAACTATGAAGGCAGTGGATTTGGTGGCGGAtacggaggaggaggaggcagtGGTGGCGGATATGGAGGTGGCGGATATGGAGGAG GTGGATACAACAGCAATGGTGGTGGCAACTTTGGTTCGGGATATGGATCCCAAAACTCGAGTTATGGCCCTGTTAGACAGAACAGTGGGCGATATGGTGGAGGTCCTGCCGGTGGACCATACAGCA ATTACGGTGGTGGTGGGTACGGcagtggtggaggaggaggcaGGAGATTCTAA